From the bacterium genome, the window ACCCACACCTTTATTCCAATCTTTCCAAACTTTGTGGTTGCCTCTGCTATTCCATAATCTATATTAGCCCTTATGGTATGAAGGGGAACCCTTCCTTCACGATACCATTCTGTTCTTGCTATCTCTGCATCTTGGAGCCTTCCAGCCGCAGAGATTTTTATTCCCAGTGCACCTGATGCCATTGCATTAGAAACAGCCCTTTTCATCGCCCTTCTATGTTGAATCCTCTTTTCAATAGACTTTGCCACAGATTTGGCAATCAGAGGGGCATTGAGATTTGAGTCAGCTATTTCATAGATATCTATCTGAAATTCTTTTTTTATTTTAGAAGATAAGAGCTTTTTAATCTTTTCTATCTCCTCTCCTCCCCTTCCAATAACAACCCCTGGTCTTCCGGTATGGATATTTATCTTAATCTTTTCACCAAATCTTTCAATTACAACCGAATCAATATCGCCATTTGCAAAATAGTTTTCAATAAAATTTCTAATGAAGATATCCTCGGCAAGGTTCTCCACATACTCCCTTTTGTTTCCTGTATACCATATTGAATCCCAAGTATAACCTTGTCCTATTCTAAAGCTTCTTGGATTTACTTTCTGTCCCATTTTACAAAATTATAGTTTTTCCATAAACATTTTGTCTACTATTTTTGATAAAATAATTTTAACCTTTCTTCCACCTGTTTTGGAACAAATCCTTTTGGAAGCTTTCCAAGCTTGGAAAGCTCCTTTACCACAGAGGATGATAGATAAAAATATGCCTCATCTGTCATTAGGAAAACCGTCTCTAATTCTGGATAAAGCCTCTTGTTTGTAAGGGCCATCTGAAACTCATATTCAAAATCAGAAACCGCACGAAGCCCCCTTATGACAACCTTTATTTTGTTCTCCTTAAGATAATCAACCAGAAGTCCTTTGAATGATGAGATGGAAATCCCCTTTATTCCTTTGGCTATCTCATTTAGCATTTCAATTCTTTCCTCTTTTGAGAATAGGGTCTTCTTTGTTGCATCCTCTGCACAGAGAACAATTATTTCATCAAAAATAGAGGATGCCCTCTTTATAATATCCAAATGGCCAAATGTTGGTGGATCAAACCTTCCTGGATATACTGCCTTCATATTCCTCTAAATCTATTCTTTGGATATCTGGAATTGAAATGTCAAGAAAACCAGCTGCTTTAAGCATAAAATCGCCTGGGGTATCACTTGTATAAAATCTTAAACTCCCCCCCTTTATGTTAAGCAAGCCCTCCTTTTCCAATAATGTTTTTGTAGCAATGGCTGTTGAGGTAGATGAGTTGACAATATGAATATTATCACCCATTGTTTCCTTAATTGTTTGTAAGAGAAATGGATAATGTGTGCAGCCAAGGATGAGAACATCAATTTTTCCCTTTAATTCCGAAAGATATTCTTCACATATAGCCCTTGTTATCTTATGGTCAATCCATCCCTCCTCAACCAATGGGACAAATAATGGACAGGCTTTTGCGATAACCTTTTTGCCCTCTCTTACTATCCTTTTCTGGTAAATGGAGCTAGCAATCGTCCTTCTTGTCCCAATTACACCAATTGTTTCCCCAAGCTTTATTGCCTCGGAAACAACAGGGTCTATAACATCAATAATATAGGGAAATCTCTGGGATAGGCTTTCAATAGCAACAGAGCTTGCGGTATTGCAAGCTATGACAACAAGCTTTACCTCCTGTGAAAGGAGAAAGGAAAGGGCTTGATTTGCATATTTGATAACCAAAGATTCTGATTTTGAGCCATATGGACTTCTTGCAATATCACCAAAATAAATAATGTCCTCTTGGGGAAGCATTCTTATAATCTCCTTCAAAACGGTAACTCCACCAATCCCAGAATCAAAAATAGCTATGGGTTTTTCCATTAAATCCTAAATATCCAGATAATCCTTTAGTTTCTTACTTCTTAGTGGATGTTGAAGCTTTTTTAATGCCTTTGCCTCAATCTGGCGAATACGCTCCCTTGTAACATTAAACTTCATCCCAACCTCTTCCAGTGTATGAGGATAACCATCTTCCAAGCCAAATCTTAAGCTCAATACCCTTGCCTCCTGGAAGGAAAGGGATGAAAAAACCTTCTCTATTTCTTCCTTAAGAAGGAAGAATGTAGTTAAATTTGCAGGAGAGGCAATGCTTTTATCTTCAATGAAGTCCGAAAGGCAAGTGTCTCCTTCATCTCCAATAGGGGTTTCAAGGGAGATTGGCTCTTGGGAAATTCTTAAGACCTCCTGCACCTTTTCTACTGGCCAATTTAGCCCTTCTGCAATCTCATCAGGAGATGGTTCTTTTCCTATCTTTTGAAGGAGCTTACGAGATTCCTTAATCACCCTGTTTATCTGCTCAACCATATGGACAGGAACCCTTATTGTCCTTGATTGGTCAGCGATTGCCCTTGTGATTGCTTGTTTAATCCACCAAGTGGCATAGGTAGAAAAGCGATAGCCCTTTTTATACTCAAATTTTTCAACCGCCTTTATAAGCCCAATATTTCCCTCCTGAACAAGGTCAAGAAAACTTAAACCCCAATTCATATATTTCTTTGCTACACTCACAACAAGCCTCAAGTTAGAAGCAATCATTTTTTCCTTTGCCTCCTCTATATTTACTTGGATTACCGCTAAATCCTTTGCAATATCCTTTATCCTTTTTCTTGGTTCTCCAATTATTTGACGAAGCTCTTTAAGCCTTTGGACATATTCCTCCTTTTTATCTTTTAGTTCTTGGCTGTCTTTTTTTCTTATCTTTTCTCGTAGTCTTTTTATCTTCCCCTCTGTTTTTTTTATCTCTATTGCTATTTTCTTTATCCTTTCTGCAATAGTTGAAGCAACATCCCTATGGATAAACTTTTTCAATATTTTTTTCTTTTTTTCCTTATTTCTTTCTTCCTCAAGCCGTTC encodes:
- the rpsC gene encoding 30S ribosomal protein S3 — protein: MGQKVNPRSFRIGQGYTWDSIWYTGNKREYVENLAEDIFIRNFIENYFANGDIDSVVIERFGEKIKINIHTGRPGVVIGRGGEEIEKIKKLLSSKIKKEFQIDIYEIADSNLNAPLIAKSVAKSIEKRIQHRRAMKRAVSNAMASGALGIKISAAGRLQDAEIARTEWYREGRVPLHTIRANIDYGIAEATTKFGKIGIKVWVYRKREEE
- the rpoD gene encoding RNA polymerase sigma factor RpoD; this encodes MDKEDIINKLVEIWEEQGKITYDELTFLLPDNFPLEEIDTLLQELSEQYGIEITEGIGPEGAFLEDVGEETKIEDPIKVYLKDIGKVPLLSSKDEIEIAKIMEEGWSKLKEKIASCKVTIKFLQEMKASVDKNRIKIREIFRQENGPSPLREARLYTQFKKFIERLEEERNKEKKKKILKKFIHRDVASTIAERIKKIAIEIKKTEGKIKRLREKIRKKDSQELKDKKEEYVQRLKELRQIIGEPRKRIKDIAKDLAVIQVNIEEAKEKMIASNLRLVVSVAKKYMNWGLSFLDLVQEGNIGLIKAVEKFEYKKGYRFSTYATWWIKQAITRAIADQSRTIRVPVHMVEQINRVIKESRKLLQKIGKEPSPDEIAEGLNWPVEKVQEVLRISQEPISLETPIGDEGDTCLSDFIEDKSIASPANLTTFFLLKEEIEKVFSSLSFQEARVLSLRFGLEDGYPHTLEEVGMKFNVTRERIRQIEAKALKKLQHPLRSKKLKDYLDI
- the coaD gene encoding pantetheine-phosphate adenylyltransferase, producing MKAVYPGRFDPPTFGHLDIIKRASSIFDEIIVLCAEDATKKTLFSKEERIEMLNEIAKGIKGISISSFKGLLVDYLKENKIKVVIRGLRAVSDFEYEFQMALTNKRLYPELETVFLMTDEAYFYLSSSVVKELSKLGKLPKGFVPKQVEERLKLFYQK
- the murI gene encoding glutamate racemase is translated as MEKPIAIFDSGIGGVTVLKEIIRMLPQEDIIYFGDIARSPYGSKSESLVIKYANQALSFLLSQEVKLVVIACNTASSVAIESLSQRFPYIIDVIDPVVSEAIKLGETIGVIGTRRTIASSIYQKRIVREGKKVIAKACPLFVPLVEEGWIDHKITRAICEEYLSELKGKIDVLILGCTHYPFLLQTIKETMGDNIHIVNSSTSTAIATKTLLEKEGLLNIKGGSLRFYTSDTPGDFMLKAAGFLDISIPDIQRIDLEEYEGSISRKV